A region of the Arenibacter antarcticus genome:
ATAAGCCTTTCTTGTTGCCTGTTGAAGATGTATTTACAATTACTGGTCGTGGTACTGTTGCAACTGGTCGTATTGAAACTGGTGTTGCCAACACAGGTGATCCAGTTGAGATCATTGGAATGGGTGCTGAAAAATTGACTTCTACAGTTACTGGAGTTGAGATGTTCCGTAAGATTTTGGATAGAGGTGAAGCTGGAGATAACGTTGGTATCCTTTTGAGAGGTATTGAAAAATCTCAAATAAAAAGAGGAATGGTAATCTGTAAGCCAGGTTCTGTTAAGCCACATGCTAAATTTGAAGCTGAGGTTTATATCCTTAAAAAAGAAGAAGGTGGACGTCATACTCCATTCCATAATAACTACCGTCCTCAGTTCTATGTAAGAACCACAGATGTTACTGGTACAATTAATCTTCCAAGTGGAGTAGAGATGGTTATGCCAGGTGATAACCTTACTATTACTGTTGATTTATTGTCTCCAATTGCACTTAGCGAAGGTTTGCGTTTTGCGATCCGTGAAGGTGGTAGAACTGTTGGTGCAGGTCAGGTTACAAAGATTATAGACTAATCAATTTAGGATAGTTTAATTTTACATTGAGGGTGTCTTGCTAAAGCGGGATACCTTTCAATGTAAATATAAACGGGTGTAGCTCAGTTGGTAGAGCACTGGTCTCCAAAACCAGGTGTCGGGAGTTCGAGCCTCTCCGCCCGTGCAAAATAAAATGGGTTTCCATTTATGGTTATGGGAATCTTTAGGGGTTGATAAGATATGTTGGTATTCCCTAAATATCATTTTATAATTTTGCAGAAGACTCCAAAAATGGTAGGTTATCCTGTAAAATCCCTTTCGGAATAGTTAAGAAAATAAATAACTCGCTGCATGATTACGTATATAAAGGAATCTATAGATGAACTTAGAAATAATGTTACTTTGCCTTCTAGGGCGGAATCTTCCAATCTTATGGTTATCGTAGCGGTATTCTCTATAATTTTTGCGTTGGCGACTTGGGCTGTGGATAGTTTGTTTGGCGAATTAATACAGCTCTATTTCAATAATATAATCAATTAAGGGAAGCTCTATGTCAGAAGTATTGGATAAGAAATGGTATGTTGTAAGAGCTGTAAGTGGTCAAGAGAATAAGATTAAAGGCTATATAGAGGCTGAAGTAGCTCGACTTGGTTTTGGGGATTATTTGGAAGAAGTCCTTGTGCCGACCGAGAAAGTGGTTCAGATTAGAAACGGAAAAAAAATTAACAAAGAACGTGTTTATTTTCCAGGTTATATAATGGTGAAAGCCAATCTTGGGGGTGAAATGGTGCATATTATCCGTTCCATTACCAATGTGATTGGATTTTTGGGTGAAACCAAAGGTGGGGATCCAGTTCCTTTGAGGAAATCCGAGGTAAATAGGATGTTAGGGAAAGTCGATGAATTGGCGGTAACGACCGATAGTGTTGCAATTCCTTTCGTTTTTGGAGAAACCGTAAAAGTAATAGATGGTCCTTTTAATGGTTTTAATGGAACTGTTGAGAAGATTAACGAGGAAAAACGTAAGCTGGAGGTAATGGTGAAAATTTTCGGAAGAAAAACGCCATTAGAACTCAGTTATATGCAAGTAGAAAAAGTATAATATCCGTTGAAGTTTTTCAACAAAAGAATATTTTAGTAAGAACTGTTACATAAGTAAAGGTAGTGTTGCTTCCAAATTAGCACGACTTTAATTTTAATTAGAAACAATGGCAAAAGAAATTAGTAAAGTAGTTAAACTACAAGTTAGGGGAGGTGCAGCGAATCCGTCGCCACCGGTTGGACCCGCTTTAGGTGCTGCCGGGGTCAATATAATGGAGTTCTGTAAGCAATTTAATGCGCGTACACAGGATAAACCAGGCAAAGTATTGCCAGTTGCGATCACGGTTTATAAAGACAAGTCGTTCGACTTCGTTGTAAAGACACCGCCGGCGGCAGTTCAATTAATGGAAGCGGCTAAGGTTAAAAAAGGATCTGGCGAGCCTAACAGAAACAAGGTTGCCAGTGTCACTTGGGACCAAGTCAAAGCAATCGCTGAGGACAAAATGGTAGATCTAAATGCCTTTACGGTAGAATCCGCAATGAGTATGGTTGCTGGTACAGCAAGATCTATAGGTTTAAAAGTGGCAGGTACTAGACCTTTTTAAAATCTTAAACGCAATTTAGAATGGCAAAATTAACAAAGAAGCAAAAAGAAGCTCATGGCAAGATAGATAAGAATAAATTCTATTCTGTTGAAGAGGCTTCCGCTTTAGTAAAAGAGATAACCAATACAAAATTCGATTCATCTGTAGAATTGGCTGTACGTTTAGGCGTAGATCCAAGGAAAGCTAATCAAATGGTACGTGGGGTAGTAACACTTCCTCATGGAACAGGTAAGGATGTTAAAGTTTTGGCTTTGGTAACGCCGGATAAAGAAGCAGAGGCTAAGGAAGCTGGTGCTGATTTTGTAGGCTTAGATGAATATTTGGATAAAATTAAAAACGGTTGGACCGATGTTGATGTAATTATCACCATGCCAAGCGTTATGGGTAAGTTAGGTCCTTTAGGTAGGATCTTGGGACCAAGAGGTCTTATGCCCAATCCAAAGACTGGTACAGTTACTATGGATGTAGCCAAGGCGGTTGCAGAAGTGAAAGCTGGTAAAATTGATTTCAAGGTAGATAAAACAGGAATTGTGCATGCAGCTATCGGAAAGGTTTCTTTCACAGCAGATATGATTGCGGAAAATGCCAATGAATTGTTGGATACTTTGATGAAATTGAAGCCATCAGCATCTAAGGGAATATATGTGAAGACAATTTTTATGTCCAGCACTATGAGTCCTAGCGTTGCATTAGATCCAAAAGTAGTTTAAGTAACTGGTAGTCAAAAGTTTAAATTATGACAAGAGAAGATAAATTAAATGTTATACAGGATTTAACTGCGCAGTTGGGGGAAAACCCTGTTATATACTTAGCTGACATTTCTGGAATGAATGCCGTGACAACAACGGCTTTAAGAAGGGCTTGTTACAAAGCGGATATTACGCTTGCTGTAGTTAAGAATACTTTGCTTTCAAAAGCAATGGAGGCTTCGGATAAAGATTTCGGTGATCTTCCGTCAGTATTGAAAGGGAGTACCTCTTTAATGTTTTCGGAAACTGGAAATGCGCCCGCAAAGCTTATCAAGACTTTTAGGAAGAAGTCTGATAGACCTTTGTTGAAAGGAGCATATATAGCTGAAGCAATATACATTGGTGATGATCAATTGAATGCTCTAGAGAGTATTAAGTCTAAAGACGAAATGGTTGGCGAAATTATTGGATTGTTACAATCCCCAGCCAAGAATGTTATTTCTGGACTTAAATCTGGTGGTGGAAAACTTGCCGGAATTCTTAAGACATTATCAGAAAGATAATAAGTACGCACTAAAAACAATTATATTTTAAAATTTATTAAACGATAGAAAAATGGCAGATTTAAAAGAATTCGCAGAACAATTGGTTAACCTTACAGTAAAGGAAGTAAATGAGTTGGCTAATATATTGAAAGATGAGTACGGTATAGAGCCTGCAGCTGCTGCAGTTGCTGTTGCTGCTGGTGGTGGAGCCGATGGTGGTGAAGCTGTTGAAGAGCAAACTGAATTCGACGTAATTTTGAAAGCAGCTGGTGCTTCTAAATTAGCAGTAGTTAAATTGGTTAAGGAATTGACTGGTTTAGGTTTGAAAGATGCTAAGGACATCGTTGATAGCGCGCCAAAAGCAGTTAAAGAAGGTGTTTCTAAAGACGAAGCTGAAGGTATTAAAAAATCTTTGGAAGAAGCAGGAGCAGAAGTTGAGCTTAAATAATTGCGACAACCATAATTATTTTGGTTTAGGTCTTTCCACTTTTTGTGGCTAGACCTAAGCCTTTTTATACATATCGTGTATAGAGGAGTGCACGACCCAATTAAGTATTCACGATCAAAATTTTGTCCATCGATGTTCACAAATCAGACTGAAAGAATAAGTTTCGCATCCGCTAAGAATACGCCGAATTATCCGGATTTCTTGGACATTCAGATTAAATCGTTTCAAGATTTTTTTCAACTTGAGACCAAATCTGACGAAAGGGGCAATGAAGGGTTGTACAACACCTTCATGGAAAACTTTCCAATTACAGACACCAGGAACCAGTTCGTACTAGAATTTTTAGACTATTTTATTGATCCACCTAGATATTCCATCCAAGAATGTATAGAGCGTGGACTTACTCATAGTGTTCCATTAAAAGCAAGATTAAAATTATATTGTACAGATCCTGAGCATGAGGATTTTGAAACAATTGTACAGGATGTATACTTAGGTACTATTCCTTACATGACTCCTAGTGGTACCTTCGTTATCAATGGTGCTGAACGAGTTGTAGTTTCTCAGTTACACCGTTCTCCAGGGGTTTTCTTTGGTCAATCCTTTCATGCAAACGGTACAAAGTTGTATTCTGCCAGGGTGATTCCATTTAAAGGATCTTGGATAGAATTTGCAACGGATATCAATGGTGTTATGTACGCCTATATTGATAGAAAGAAAAAATTACCCGTTACTACCTTGTTCAGAGCTATTGGCTTTGAAAGGGATAAAGACATATTGGAAATATTTGACCTTTCTGAGGAAATTAAAGTTTCCAATGCCGGGTTAAAAAAGGTGTTGGGCCGTAAATTGGCGGCAAGAGTATTGAACACATGGCACGAAGATTTTGTGGACGAAGATACCGGCGAAGTGGTTTCTATAGAACGTAATGAGATTATTTTGGACCGTGATACCGTTTTGGAAAAAGATCACATAGCCGAAATTTTGGATGCAGATGTTAAGACCATCCTACTTCATAAGGAAAATAATGCGCAGAGTGATTATGCTATTATTCATAACACCCTTCAAAAGGATCCAACAAACTCGGAAAAAGAGGCTGTTGAACATATTTACCGTCAGTTACGTAATGCCGAACCGCCAGATGAGGAAACTGCACGTGGAATTATAGATAAATTGTTCTTTTCAGATCAACGTTACAACTTAGGTGAAGTTGGGCGTTATAGAATGAACAAAAAACTTGGTCTTGATATTGGAATGGACAAACAAGTCCTTACCAAGGAAGATATTATTACCATTATAAAATATTTGATAGAATTGATCAATTCCAAAGCGGAGATCGATGATATTGACCACCTTTCAAACCGTAGGGTAAGAACTGTTGGAGAACAATTGTCACAACAATTTGGTGTAGGTCTTGCCCGTATGGCTAGAACGATACGTGAACGTATGAACGTTCGTGACAACGAGGTGTTTACCCCGATCGATTTGATCAACGCAAAGACCTTGTCTTCTGTGATCAACTCTTTCTTTGGTACCAACCAGTTGTCCCAGTTTATGGACCAGACCAATCCCTTGGCTGAAATTACGCACAAGAGAAGATTGTCAGCATTAGGGCCAGGAGGTCTATCTAGGGAAAGAGCAGGTTTTGAGGTACGTGACGTTCACTATACCCACTACGGAAGACTTTGTCCTATTGAAACTCCCGAGGGACCGAATATTGGACTTATTTCCTCACTTTCTGTGTTTGCGAAGGTTAACCCAATGGGATTCCTTGAAACACCATATAGAAAAGTGGTAAATGGAAAGGTGAACATTAACGATTTCATATACCTGAGTGCTGAGGAGGAAGAGGGAATGAAAATAGCCCAAGCCAACATCCCTATGGATGAGGAAGGGACCATTACTCCAGAGAAAATTATTGCAAGAGAAGAAGGTGATTTCCCAGTTATAGATCCATTAGAATTGGATTATACAGATGTAGCACCAAACCAGATTGCTTCTATTTCAGCATCGTTGATTCCGTTTTTGGAGCATGATGATGCCAACAGGGCATTGATGGGATCTAACATGATGCGTCAGGCAGTACCGTTGCTAAAACCAGAGGCTCCTATTGTAGGAACCGGGTTAGAGCGTCAGGTGGCTTCTGATTCCCGAGTATTGATAAATGCTGAAGGTGATGGGGTTATAGAATATGTTGATTCTCAAAAGATTACCATTAAATACGATAGGACAGAGGATGAAAAACTAGTTAGTTTTGAAGAGGATTCCAAAACCTATGAGTTGGTGAAATTTAGAAAAACCAACCAAGGTACTAGTATTAACCTTAAACCTATTGTTAAAAAAGGATATAAGGTTAAAAAAGGACAAGTACTTTGTGAAGGATATGCAACTGAAAATGGAGAACTGGCCTTGGGTAGAAACTTGGTAGTGGCATTTATGCCATGGAAGGGATACAATTTTGAGGATGCTATCGTAATTTCTGAAAAAGTAGTTAGAGAGGATATCTTTACTTCTATACACGTAGATGAATACGCGTTGGAGGTGAGGGATACTAAATTGGGAGCAGAGGAATTGACTAATGATATTCCTAACGTTTCTGAGGAGGCTACCAAAGATCTTGACGAATACGGTATGATCCGTATTGGTGCAGAAGTGAAGCCTGGTGATATTCTTATTGGAAAGATTACTCCAAAAGGAGAATCTGATCCTACTCCGGAAGAAAAATTATTACGTGCTATTTTTGGAGACAAGGCAGGAGATGTTAAGGATGCTTCC
Encoded here:
- the secE gene encoding preprotein translocase subunit SecE, producing the protein MITYIKESIDELRNNVTLPSRAESSNLMVIVAVFSIIFALATWAVDSLFGELIQLYFNNIIN
- the nusG gene encoding transcription termination/antitermination protein NusG gives rise to the protein MSEVLDKKWYVVRAVSGQENKIKGYIEAEVARLGFGDYLEEVLVPTEKVVQIRNGKKINKERVYFPGYIMVKANLGGEMVHIIRSITNVIGFLGETKGGDPVPLRKSEVNRMLGKVDELAVTTDSVAIPFVFGETVKVIDGPFNGFNGTVEKINEEKRKLEVMVKIFGRKTPLELSYMQVEKV
- the rplK gene encoding 50S ribosomal protein L11, encoding MAKEISKVVKLQVRGGAANPSPPVGPALGAAGVNIMEFCKQFNARTQDKPGKVLPVAITVYKDKSFDFVVKTPPAAVQLMEAAKVKKGSGEPNRNKVASVTWDQVKAIAEDKMVDLNAFTVESAMSMVAGTARSIGLKVAGTRPF
- the rplA gene encoding 50S ribosomal protein L1, with translation MAKLTKKQKEAHGKIDKNKFYSVEEASALVKEITNTKFDSSVELAVRLGVDPRKANQMVRGVVTLPHGTGKDVKVLALVTPDKEAEAKEAGADFVGLDEYLDKIKNGWTDVDVIITMPSVMGKLGPLGRILGPRGLMPNPKTGTVTMDVAKAVAEVKAGKIDFKVDKTGIVHAAIGKVSFTADMIAENANELLDTLMKLKPSASKGIYVKTIFMSSTMSPSVALDPKVV
- the rplJ gene encoding 50S ribosomal protein L10, whose product is MTREDKLNVIQDLTAQLGENPVIYLADISGMNAVTTTALRRACYKADITLAVVKNTLLSKAMEASDKDFGDLPSVLKGSTSLMFSETGNAPAKLIKTFRKKSDRPLLKGAYIAEAIYIGDDQLNALESIKSKDEMVGEIIGLLQSPAKNVISGLKSGGGKLAGILKTLSER
- the rplL gene encoding 50S ribosomal protein L7/L12 → MADLKEFAEQLVNLTVKEVNELANILKDEYGIEPAAAAVAVAAGGGADGGEAVEEQTEFDVILKAAGASKLAVVKLVKELTGLGLKDAKDIVDSAPKAVKEGVSKDEAEGIKKSLEEAGAEVELK
- the rpoB gene encoding DNA-directed RNA polymerase subunit beta is translated as MFTNQTERISFASAKNTPNYPDFLDIQIKSFQDFFQLETKSDERGNEGLYNTFMENFPITDTRNQFVLEFLDYFIDPPRYSIQECIERGLTHSVPLKARLKLYCTDPEHEDFETIVQDVYLGTIPYMTPSGTFVINGAERVVVSQLHRSPGVFFGQSFHANGTKLYSARVIPFKGSWIEFATDINGVMYAYIDRKKKLPVTTLFRAIGFERDKDILEIFDLSEEIKVSNAGLKKVLGRKLAARVLNTWHEDFVDEDTGEVVSIERNEIILDRDTVLEKDHIAEILDADVKTILLHKENNAQSDYAIIHNTLQKDPTNSEKEAVEHIYRQLRNAEPPDEETARGIIDKLFFSDQRYNLGEVGRYRMNKKLGLDIGMDKQVLTKEDIITIIKYLIELINSKAEIDDIDHLSNRRVRTVGEQLSQQFGVGLARMARTIRERMNVRDNEVFTPIDLINAKTLSSVINSFFGTNQLSQFMDQTNPLAEITHKRRLSALGPGGLSRERAGFEVRDVHYTHYGRLCPIETPEGPNIGLISSLSVFAKVNPMGFLETPYRKVVNGKVNINDFIYLSAEEEEGMKIAQANIPMDEEGTITPEKIIAREEGDFPVIDPLELDYTDVAPNQIASISASLIPFLEHDDANRALMGSNMMRQAVPLLKPEAPIVGTGLERQVASDSRVLINAEGDGVIEYVDSQKITIKYDRTEDEKLVSFEEDSKTYELVKFRKTNQGTSINLKPIVKKGYKVKKGQVLCEGYATENGELALGRNLVVAFMPWKGYNFEDAIVISEKVVREDIFTSIHVDEYALEVRDTKLGAEELTNDIPNVSEEATKDLDEYGMIRIGAEVKPGDILIGKITPKGESDPTPEEKLLRAIFGDKAGDVKDASLKASPSLRGVVIDKKLFSRSVKDKRKRSEDKEELAKLELEYEVKFQQLKDVLVEKLFTLVNGKTSQGVLNDLGEEVLPKGKKYTMKMLNAVDDFAHLVGGVWTTDKDCNILVTDLLHNYKIKLNDLQGNLRRDKFTISVGDELPAGIMKLAKVYIAKKRKLKVGDKMAGRHGNKGIVSRIVRHEDMPFLEDGTPVDIVLNPLGVPSRMNIGQIYETVLGWAGLKLGKKYATAIFDGASLDQINAYTDEAGIPRYGHTYLYDGGTGQRFDQAATVGVIYMLKLGHMVDDKMHARSIGPYSLITQQPLGGKAQFGGQRFGEMEVWALEAYGASATLREILTVKSDDVIGRAKTYEAIVKGETMPEPGLPESFNVLMHELKGLGLDIRLEE